In one window of Paenarthrobacter nicotinovorans DNA:
- the tyrS gene encoding tyrosine--tRNA ligase, whose amino-acid sequence MSHVNNLESQHNDPAFANIWQELTWRGLVHVSTDETELEKLLAGDPITYYCGFDPTAPSLHLGNLVQLLLMRRLQLAGHKPLGLVGGSTGLIGDPRPTAERTLNTKDTVAEWVGYLQGQVRRFLSFEGDNAARMVNNLDWTAPLSAIDFLREIGKHFRVGTMLRKDAVASRLNSDEGISYTEFSYQILQGMDYLQLFRDYNCVLQTGGSDQWGNLTSGTELIRKVEGKSVHALGTPLITNSDGTKFGKSEGNAVWLDPDMCSPYTFYQFWLNTADADVVDRLKVFTFLSRAEIEALGEAVAERPFAREGQKKLAYEVTSLVHGVDATEKVIAASAALFGNGDLTVLDERTLEAATAELPSATINADGLGIIDLLVASGLSESKSAARRTVGEGGAYVNNTKVSDPDAVIARDELLHGRYLLLRRGKKNLATIEVSA is encoded by the coding sequence GTGTCACACGTAAACAACCTCGAGTCCCAGCACAACGATCCCGCCTTTGCCAACATCTGGCAGGAACTTACTTGGCGCGGCCTGGTCCACGTTTCCACTGATGAAACGGAACTGGAAAAACTGCTCGCCGGGGACCCGATCACGTATTACTGTGGCTTCGATCCCACGGCGCCGTCACTGCACTTGGGCAACTTGGTGCAGTTGCTGCTGATGCGTCGCCTGCAGTTGGCCGGCCACAAACCCCTCGGTTTGGTGGGCGGTTCCACCGGCCTGATCGGCGACCCGCGTCCGACGGCGGAGCGCACCTTGAACACCAAGGACACCGTGGCCGAGTGGGTGGGTTACCTGCAGGGCCAGGTTCGCCGCTTCCTCAGCTTTGAGGGTGACAACGCTGCCCGCATGGTCAACAACCTTGACTGGACTGCGCCCCTGAGTGCCATCGACTTCCTCCGGGAAATCGGCAAGCACTTCCGCGTGGGCACCATGCTCCGCAAGGACGCTGTTGCCTCGCGCCTGAATTCCGACGAGGGCATCAGCTACACCGAGTTCAGCTACCAGATCCTGCAGGGCATGGACTACCTCCAGCTCTTCCGCGACTACAACTGCGTCCTGCAGACCGGCGGTTCGGACCAGTGGGGCAACCTCACCAGCGGAACCGAGCTCATCCGCAAGGTGGAGGGCAAGAGCGTGCACGCCCTGGGTACGCCGTTGATCACCAACTCCGACGGCACCAAGTTCGGCAAGAGCGAAGGCAATGCTGTCTGGCTTGACCCGGACATGTGCAGCCCGTACACCTTCTACCAGTTCTGGCTGAACACGGCGGACGCTGATGTCGTGGATCGCCTTAAGGTGTTCACCTTCCTCTCGCGTGCCGAGATCGAAGCGTTGGGCGAGGCCGTGGCGGAACGTCCGTTTGCCCGCGAAGGCCAGAAGAAGCTTGCCTACGAAGTGACGTCGTTGGTCCACGGAGTCGACGCCACGGAGAAGGTCATCGCTGCCTCCGCTGCCCTTTTCGGGAACGGCGACCTCACGGTTCTGGACGAGCGCACCCTGGAGGCGGCCACTGCGGAACTTCCTTCGGCGACGATCAACGCTGACGGCCTCGGCATCATCGATCTCCTGGTTGCGTCCGGACTTTCCGAGAGCAAGTCGGCTGCCCGACGGACAGTTGGCGAAGGTGGTGCGTACGTGAACAACACCAAGGTGTCCGATCCCGACGCCGTCATTGCCCGGGACGAACTCCTTCACGGCCGCTACTTGCTGCTCCGCCGGGGCAAGAAGAACCTGGCCACGATCGAGGTCTCGGCCTAG